One window from the genome of Bacillus rossius redtenbacheri isolate Brsri chromosome 10, Brsri_v3, whole genome shotgun sequence encodes:
- the LOC134535899 gene encoding armadillo repeat-containing protein gudu isoform X2 produces MTAEARGGDPQQLQLQLGPRVVVIADLDDDSDSSPSEEEQPRWTAAARSTQLPAEYWNIQKLVRYMKAGNQTATVLALCCLKDHDLTTEVNQMAIRDIGGLEVLVNLLETNDPKCMLGALSVLSEVSDNAEVRRGVTDLGGVPLLVGMLSLPSRDLQLLAAQTIAHVARVRKARKYVRRFGGIPKLVDLLDVRRAALVTPVDELQPDDRPQVLVARAGAQALWSLSQSARNRDAMRRAGVMRLLAALIQSVHLDVVVPIMGTLQQCASESKYQLGIRTEGMIPDLVRHLSTDNMELKKHCASAIFKCAEDEQTRALVRQSGGLDPLVALAKSPAAAADKPLLAAVTGAIWKCARCPDNVRRLDELGAVSALVALLADESEEVLTNVVGALAECCKFPDNRAALLSHDGIPPLVALLNGTNPALLRNVALVLGECSHEMDSIEVIDKLDGIRLLWSLLKNPDTEVQANAAWALCPCIQNAKNAGEMVRSFVGGLELIVSLLGSDDTRVLACVSAAIAVIALDRENLAVVTDHGMVPMLARLVLTDEDRLRQHLAEAIANCCGWKDNCRELGRLGAIPPLVSYMTSRDGGVHRATARALFQLSADPFNCTAMHRSGVVKYLLETIGSPDEKLQEASAGCLSNIRKLALSADRFKYSA; encoded by the exons GGCGGAGGCGCGGGGCGGAGACCCccagcagctgcagctgcagctgggCCCGCGCGTGGTCGTCATCGCCGACCTGGACGACGACAGCGACAGCTCGCCCTCCGAGGAGGAGCAGCCCCGGTGGACGGCCGCCGCCAGGAGCACGCAGCTGCCCGCCGAGTACTGGAACATACAGAAGCTCGTGCGCTACATGAAG GCGGGCAACCAGACGGCCACCGTCCTGGCGCTGTGCTGCCTCAAGGACCACGACCTGACCACGGAGGTCAACCAGATGGCCATCCGCGACATCGGCGGGCTGGAAGTGCTGGTCAACCTGCTGGAGACCAACGACCCCAAGTGCATG CTGGGCGCGCTGTCCGTGCTGAGCGAGGTGTCGGACAACGCGGAGGTGCGGCGCGGAGTCACGGACCTCGGCGGGGTGCCCCTGCTGGTGGGCATGCTGTCCCTGCCGTCTCGCGACCTGCAGCTGCTGGCGGCGCAGACCATCGCCCACGTGGCGCGCGTGCGCAAGGCGCGCAAGTACGTGCGCCGGTTCGGCGGCATCCCCAAGCTG GTGGACCTGCTGGACGTGCGGCGCGCGGCGCTGGTCACGCCAGTGGACGAGCTGCAGCCCGACGACCGGCCCCAGGTGCTGGTGGCGCGCGCTGGCGCCCAGGCGCTGTGGTCCCTGTCGCAGTCGGCGCGCAACCGCGACGCCATGCGGCGGGCGGGAGTCATGCGGCTGCTGGCGGCACTCATCCAGTCCGTGCACCTGGACGTGGTGGTGCCCATCATGGGCACGCTGCAGCAGTGTGCCTCCGAG AGCAAGTACCAACTCGGGATCCGAACTGAGGGCATGATTCCGGATCTGGTGCGCCACCTCAGCACCGACAACATGGAGCTGAAGAAACACTGTGCATCCGCCATATTCAAG TGCGCGGAGGACGAGCAGACCAGGGCGCTGGTGCGGCAGAGCGGGGGGCTGGACCCCCTGGTGGCGCTGGCCAAGAGCCCGGCGGCGGCGGCTGACAAGCCCCTGCTGGCCGCGGTGACGGGCGCCATCTGGAAGTGCGCGCGCTGTCCGGACAACGTGCGGCGCCTGGACGAGCTGGGGGCCGTATCCGCCCTGGTGGCCCTGCTGGCCGACGAGAGCGAGGAG GTGCTGACGAACGTGGTGGGCGCTCTGGCCGAGTGCTGCAAGTTCCCCGACAACCGCGCGGCGCTGCTGTCGCACGACGGCATACCGCCGCTGGTGGCCCTGCTGAACGGCACGAACCCGGCGCTCCTGCGCAACGTGGCGCTGGTGCTGGGCGAGTGCTCGCACGAGATGGACTCCATCGAGGTGATCGACAAGCTGGACGGCATCCGGCTGCTCTGGTCGCTGCTCAAGAACCCGGACACCGAGGTGCAGGCCAATGCTGCCTGGGCGCTCTGCCCCTGCATACAGAATGCCAAG AACGCCGGCGAGATGGTGCGCAGCTTCGTGGGCGGCCTGGAGCTGATCGTCAGCCTGCTCGGCTCGGACGACACCCGGGTGCTGGCCTGCGTGTCGGCCGCCATCGCCGTGATCGCCCTGGACCGGGAGAACCTGGCCGTCGTCACCGACCACGGCATGGTGCCCATGCTGGCGCGACTCGTGCTCACG GACGAGGACCGACTGAGGCAGCACCTGGCCGAGGCCATCGCCAACTGCTGCGGCTGGAAGGACAACTGCCGCGAGCTGGGTCGCCTGGGAGCCATCCCGCCGCTCGTCAGCTACATGACGTCGCGCGACGGAGGTGTGCACCGCGCCACTGCGCGCGCGCTCTTCCAGCTGTCGGCCGACCCCTTCAACTGCACGGCCATGCACCGCAGCGGCGTCGTCAAG TACCTGCTGGAAACTATAGGCTCTCCGGACGAGAAGCTCCAAGAGGCGTCCGCGGGCTGTCTCAGCAACATCCGCAAACTGGCGCTCTCCGCGGACAGGTTCAAGTACAGCGCGTAG
- the LOC134535899 gene encoding armadillo repeat-containing protein gudu isoform X1 has protein sequence MTAEARGGDPQQLQLQLGPRVVVIADLDDDSDSSPSEEEQPRWTAAARSTQLPAEYWNIQKLVRYMKAGNQTATVLALCCLKDHDLTTEVNQMAIRDIGGLEVLVNLLETNDPKCMLGALSVLSEVSDNAEVRRGVTDLGGVPLLVGMLSLPSRDLQLLAAQTIAHVARVRKARKYVRRFGGIPKLVDLLDVRRAALVTPVDELQPDDRPQVLVARAGAQALWSLSQSARNRDAMRRAGVMRLLAALIQSVHLDVVVPIMGTLQQCASESKYQLGIRTEGMIPDLVRHLSTDNMELKKHCASAIFKCAEDEQTRALVRQSGGLDPLVALAKSPAAAADKPLLAAVTGAIWKCARCPDNVRRLDELGAVSALVALLADESEEVLTNVVGALAECCKFPDNRAALLSHDGIPPLVALLNGTNPALLRNVALVLGECSHEMDSIEVIDKLDGIRLLWSLLKNPDTEVQANAAWALCPCIQNAKNAGEMVRSFVGGLELIVSLLGSDDTRVLACVSAAIAVIALDRENLAVVTDHGMVPMLARLVLTDEDRLRQHLAEAIANCCGWKDNCRELGRLGAIPPLVSYMTSRDGVPAGNYRLSGREAPRGVRGLSQQHPQTGALRGQVQVQRVARALIGWTGPRSPREQRSVVNDRGKKIYIYSALRIKHCFIKHSCDKSTPLLY, from the exons GGCGGAGGCGCGGGGCGGAGACCCccagcagctgcagctgcagctgggCCCGCGCGTGGTCGTCATCGCCGACCTGGACGACGACAGCGACAGCTCGCCCTCCGAGGAGGAGCAGCCCCGGTGGACGGCCGCCGCCAGGAGCACGCAGCTGCCCGCCGAGTACTGGAACATACAGAAGCTCGTGCGCTACATGAAG GCGGGCAACCAGACGGCCACCGTCCTGGCGCTGTGCTGCCTCAAGGACCACGACCTGACCACGGAGGTCAACCAGATGGCCATCCGCGACATCGGCGGGCTGGAAGTGCTGGTCAACCTGCTGGAGACCAACGACCCCAAGTGCATG CTGGGCGCGCTGTCCGTGCTGAGCGAGGTGTCGGACAACGCGGAGGTGCGGCGCGGAGTCACGGACCTCGGCGGGGTGCCCCTGCTGGTGGGCATGCTGTCCCTGCCGTCTCGCGACCTGCAGCTGCTGGCGGCGCAGACCATCGCCCACGTGGCGCGCGTGCGCAAGGCGCGCAAGTACGTGCGCCGGTTCGGCGGCATCCCCAAGCTG GTGGACCTGCTGGACGTGCGGCGCGCGGCGCTGGTCACGCCAGTGGACGAGCTGCAGCCCGACGACCGGCCCCAGGTGCTGGTGGCGCGCGCTGGCGCCCAGGCGCTGTGGTCCCTGTCGCAGTCGGCGCGCAACCGCGACGCCATGCGGCGGGCGGGAGTCATGCGGCTGCTGGCGGCACTCATCCAGTCCGTGCACCTGGACGTGGTGGTGCCCATCATGGGCACGCTGCAGCAGTGTGCCTCCGAG AGCAAGTACCAACTCGGGATCCGAACTGAGGGCATGATTCCGGATCTGGTGCGCCACCTCAGCACCGACAACATGGAGCTGAAGAAACACTGTGCATCCGCCATATTCAAG TGCGCGGAGGACGAGCAGACCAGGGCGCTGGTGCGGCAGAGCGGGGGGCTGGACCCCCTGGTGGCGCTGGCCAAGAGCCCGGCGGCGGCGGCTGACAAGCCCCTGCTGGCCGCGGTGACGGGCGCCATCTGGAAGTGCGCGCGCTGTCCGGACAACGTGCGGCGCCTGGACGAGCTGGGGGCCGTATCCGCCCTGGTGGCCCTGCTGGCCGACGAGAGCGAGGAG GTGCTGACGAACGTGGTGGGCGCTCTGGCCGAGTGCTGCAAGTTCCCCGACAACCGCGCGGCGCTGCTGTCGCACGACGGCATACCGCCGCTGGTGGCCCTGCTGAACGGCACGAACCCGGCGCTCCTGCGCAACGTGGCGCTGGTGCTGGGCGAGTGCTCGCACGAGATGGACTCCATCGAGGTGATCGACAAGCTGGACGGCATCCGGCTGCTCTGGTCGCTGCTCAAGAACCCGGACACCGAGGTGCAGGCCAATGCTGCCTGGGCGCTCTGCCCCTGCATACAGAATGCCAAG AACGCCGGCGAGATGGTGCGCAGCTTCGTGGGCGGCCTGGAGCTGATCGTCAGCCTGCTCGGCTCGGACGACACCCGGGTGCTGGCCTGCGTGTCGGCCGCCATCGCCGTGATCGCCCTGGACCGGGAGAACCTGGCCGTCGTCACCGACCACGGCATGGTGCCCATGCTGGCGCGACTCGTGCTCACG GACGAGGACCGACTGAGGCAGCACCTGGCCGAGGCCATCGCCAACTGCTGCGGCTGGAAGGACAACTGCCGCGAGCTGGGTCGCCTGGGAGCCATCCCGCCGCTCGTCAGCTACATGACGTCGCGCGACGGAG TACCTGCTGGAAACTATAGGCTCTCCGGACGAGAAGCTCCAAGAGGCGTCCGCGGGCTGTCTCAGCAACATCCGCAAACTGGCGCTCTCCGCGGACAGGTTCAAGTACAGCGCGTAGCGCGCGCCCTGATTGGCTGGACTGGTCCGCGAAGTCCCCGAGAGCAACGCAGCGTCGTGAACGaccgaggaaaaaaaatatatatttattcggCGCTCCGCATCAAGCACTGTTTCATCAAACACTCGTGTGATAAGTCTACCCCGcttctgtattaa
- the LOC134535899 gene encoding armadillo repeat-containing protein gudu isoform X3 yields MKAGNQTATVLALCCLKDHDLTTEVNQMAIRDIGGLEVLVNLLETNDPKCMLGALSVLSEVSDNAEVRRGVTDLGGVPLLVGMLSLPSRDLQLLAAQTIAHVARVRKARKYVRRFGGIPKLVDLLDVRRAALVTPVDELQPDDRPQVLVARAGAQALWSLSQSARNRDAMRRAGVMRLLAALIQSVHLDVVVPIMGTLQQCASESKYQLGIRTEGMIPDLVRHLSTDNMELKKHCASAIFKCAEDEQTRALVRQSGGLDPLVALAKSPAAAADKPLLAAVTGAIWKCARCPDNVRRLDELGAVSALVALLADESEEVLTNVVGALAECCKFPDNRAALLSHDGIPPLVALLNGTNPALLRNVALVLGECSHEMDSIEVIDKLDGIRLLWSLLKNPDTEVQANAAWALCPCIQNAKNAGEMVRSFVGGLELIVSLLGSDDTRVLACVSAAIAVIALDRENLAVVTDHGMVPMLARLVLTDEDRLRQHLAEAIANCCGWKDNCRELGRLGAIPPLVSYMTSRDGGVHRATARALFQLSADPFNCTAMHRSGVVKYLLETIGSPDEKLQEASAGCLSNIRKLALSADRFKYSA; encoded by the exons ATGAAG GCGGGCAACCAGACGGCCACCGTCCTGGCGCTGTGCTGCCTCAAGGACCACGACCTGACCACGGAGGTCAACCAGATGGCCATCCGCGACATCGGCGGGCTGGAAGTGCTGGTCAACCTGCTGGAGACCAACGACCCCAAGTGCATG CTGGGCGCGCTGTCCGTGCTGAGCGAGGTGTCGGACAACGCGGAGGTGCGGCGCGGAGTCACGGACCTCGGCGGGGTGCCCCTGCTGGTGGGCATGCTGTCCCTGCCGTCTCGCGACCTGCAGCTGCTGGCGGCGCAGACCATCGCCCACGTGGCGCGCGTGCGCAAGGCGCGCAAGTACGTGCGCCGGTTCGGCGGCATCCCCAAGCTG GTGGACCTGCTGGACGTGCGGCGCGCGGCGCTGGTCACGCCAGTGGACGAGCTGCAGCCCGACGACCGGCCCCAGGTGCTGGTGGCGCGCGCTGGCGCCCAGGCGCTGTGGTCCCTGTCGCAGTCGGCGCGCAACCGCGACGCCATGCGGCGGGCGGGAGTCATGCGGCTGCTGGCGGCACTCATCCAGTCCGTGCACCTGGACGTGGTGGTGCCCATCATGGGCACGCTGCAGCAGTGTGCCTCCGAG AGCAAGTACCAACTCGGGATCCGAACTGAGGGCATGATTCCGGATCTGGTGCGCCACCTCAGCACCGACAACATGGAGCTGAAGAAACACTGTGCATCCGCCATATTCAAG TGCGCGGAGGACGAGCAGACCAGGGCGCTGGTGCGGCAGAGCGGGGGGCTGGACCCCCTGGTGGCGCTGGCCAAGAGCCCGGCGGCGGCGGCTGACAAGCCCCTGCTGGCCGCGGTGACGGGCGCCATCTGGAAGTGCGCGCGCTGTCCGGACAACGTGCGGCGCCTGGACGAGCTGGGGGCCGTATCCGCCCTGGTGGCCCTGCTGGCCGACGAGAGCGAGGAG GTGCTGACGAACGTGGTGGGCGCTCTGGCCGAGTGCTGCAAGTTCCCCGACAACCGCGCGGCGCTGCTGTCGCACGACGGCATACCGCCGCTGGTGGCCCTGCTGAACGGCACGAACCCGGCGCTCCTGCGCAACGTGGCGCTGGTGCTGGGCGAGTGCTCGCACGAGATGGACTCCATCGAGGTGATCGACAAGCTGGACGGCATCCGGCTGCTCTGGTCGCTGCTCAAGAACCCGGACACCGAGGTGCAGGCCAATGCTGCCTGGGCGCTCTGCCCCTGCATACAGAATGCCAAG AACGCCGGCGAGATGGTGCGCAGCTTCGTGGGCGGCCTGGAGCTGATCGTCAGCCTGCTCGGCTCGGACGACACCCGGGTGCTGGCCTGCGTGTCGGCCGCCATCGCCGTGATCGCCCTGGACCGGGAGAACCTGGCCGTCGTCACCGACCACGGCATGGTGCCCATGCTGGCGCGACTCGTGCTCACG GACGAGGACCGACTGAGGCAGCACCTGGCCGAGGCCATCGCCAACTGCTGCGGCTGGAAGGACAACTGCCGCGAGCTGGGTCGCCTGGGAGCCATCCCGCCGCTCGTCAGCTACATGACGTCGCGCGACGGAGGTGTGCACCGCGCCACTGCGCGCGCGCTCTTCCAGCTGTCGGCCGACCCCTTCAACTGCACGGCCATGCACCGCAGCGGCGTCGTCAAG TACCTGCTGGAAACTATAGGCTCTCCGGACGAGAAGCTCCAAGAGGCGTCCGCGGGCTGTCTCAGCAACATCCGCAAACTGGCGCTCTCCGCGGACAGGTTCAAGTACAGCGCGTAG